TGATTTTTTACATACATAACAGCTTGTTCAAGTTGTTTGCTTCCTAGAGAAAAAACACCATATCCGCGTTGCCAGCCAAATAAATCTTGTGAAGGCGAGAGATGATTCAGATAATGAGTGCTACTGCCTTTAATATTTTGCACAAAATCAGAGATAGAAAGTTTAGGTGGAATAGAAGCAACTAAATGAATGTGGTTGTCTGTGCCACCGATTGCATGGATAATACAACCAAGTGCATCAGCTTTGCCAATGATATAATTGTAAAGCTGGCTTTCACGTTCGGATATAATTAGTGGCTGACGTTCTTTTGTAGCCCAGATAAGATGATAATAAAGTCGCCACAAAGCCATTAAAGTAACTTCTGTTAGGGATTGCTTGCTTTTAGTATTCCCAAAATTGCTAGAAATATTAAAATTGACTTGAGCTTAGTTGCTGTACAAATAATTGAGTAAAACATGTTGGATTTTTGAATATGCTAGGATTAAAAGATTTGCTGAGACAAGAAATCGAACATCTGAATGAAGAACAAGTAAAACAAGTTAGTGATTTTATTGCTTTTTTGAAATTTCGTCATCAAACAATGCGCTGGCAAATAGATAAAAGTCAGATAGCTTCTCTCTACAGTGAATTTGCTGAAGAAGACTGTCAACTAGCCGAAGAAGGTTTAGATGAATATACAGAACTCTTAAGCCAAGAAGATTTCAAATGAAACTTGAGAGAGGGGAGATTTGGTTAGCAGATTTAAACCCAACCAAAGGTTCTGAACAAGGAGGTACTCGACCTGTAATTATTTTTCAGAATGAAGTTGTTTCGCAATTTTCTACAACTGTCATTACTATTCCCTTAACTACTAATTTGCGCCGTGCTTCCTTGCCGACATGTCTCTTAATTCCGGCTAACGAAGGGGGGTTAGAACGAGATTCAGTAGCTTTATGTTATCAATTACGAGTGATTGATCAATCAAGATTGCAGAGAAAGCTGGGAAAATTGAGTCTAGAAATCATGACAATTTTAGAGGGTAAGGTATTATTGACATTGGGATATCAGTTTTAAAATGATTGCTGCCTGAAATGATAGTAATCATGTAGGAATAAAAGCGAAAGCTACACAAATATCTGAAGCTTATATTTTCAGCTTTACTCATTAACTGGAACTAATACTGTTCCGTGATCAATTACTTGATATCTGGCTTCTTTGGTGAAAATTACTCGACAATTTACACCACCATAATTTTTGCAGGTTTGTAAAGCATACCGTGCTGCGATCGCTCTCCCTTTTCTTGGCTGTGTGGTATTATATCCCCAGCCTGTACCATAAACACCGTTAGAACCAACTGCTAAAGCTCCCCAAGCATTTTTAAACCATAATGGCACTGAGCAATCTTGAGCGCGAGATTGTTGTCTACAATTATCAAGCGCACCTCGTTCAGCCCGGGTGCGTGATACACCTGTTGCCGAGGCGTAAACTTTTGTTGAGCGAGAGTAAGCGATCGCTCCATACAAATCTGGGGTAGACTCAGCTTGAGCAACCTGTATCAACCCAGGCAAAATTGATAATGCTGTGGCTGCTGCTAATAAAGTTTTTTGTAATGTATTTGCCAACATAATTTTTGTTAACCTCTAGTTCGCTACTAGAGGTCTATATGTAGGCATGTCAGATTTTATGCAGTTTGTTCTGGTTCCGTCGCTAACTTCTGTCCAATTTTTGGTTCTGTTCCAGCAAGTAGCCGCTCAATGTTGGCACTGTGGCGCAAAATCACATACAAACCACCGACAACACCAAACAGCACATAGGGTAATGGTAAATGGAAGAATACCATGAAAATGGAAACAGCGATCGCACCTGCAATGGAACTTAAAGAGACAATCCGCGATATGGCTACTACCACAGCAAACACACCCGCTGTTGCTAAACCCACCTGCCAACTCATTGCT
Above is a window of Nostoc sp. UHCC 0702 DNA encoding:
- a CDS encoding DUF4189 domain-containing protein is translated as MLANTLQKTLLAAATALSILPGLIQVAQAESTPDLYGAIAYSRSTKVYASATGVSRTRAERGALDNCRQQSRAQDCSVPLWFKNAWGALAVGSNGVYGTGWGYNTTQPRKGRAIAARYALQTCKNYGGVNCRVIFTKEARYQVIDHGTVLVPVNE
- the tnpA gene encoding IS200/IS605 family transposase, which encodes MALWRLYYHLIWATKERQPLIISERESQLYNYIIGKADALGCIIHAIGGTDNHIHLVASIPPKLSISDFVQNIKGSSTHYLNHLSPSQDLFGWQRGYGVFSLGSKQLEQAVMYVKNQKVHHLNGTTIASLESYNHEDDAPKTTHIN
- a CDS encoding type II toxin-antitoxin system PemK/MazF family toxin; translation: MKLERGEIWLADLNPTKGSEQGGTRPVIIFQNEVVSQFSTTVITIPLTTNLRRASLPTCLLIPANEGGLERDSVALCYQLRVIDQSRLQRKLGKLSLEIMTILEGKVLLTLGYQF